The following proteins come from a genomic window of Winogradskyella sp. PC-19:
- a CDS encoding energy transducer TonB, with product MKYLKTKHEKNSAKITTLILLILMLLIFVVGPQYMDPPEEYGVAVNFGTNNTGSGNKPLSKPRQADIPKKAEPQKVEKKQAETNKTVEKSEKVLTQDSEEAIAIKKKKTAEAKAKAEAEKAERLKREAEERKKREDAEKKKKLDNLIGGVKNSKANDDGGEGDDNNPGNKGQLNGYPYAPSYFGGSGPGKGGVGYGLSGRGRPSKKIFKQDCNEYGLVIVEIKVNRSGKVISATPGAKGSTNTHPCLLEPAKKIALSHKWRADANAPSEQVGFISINFDVSN from the coding sequence ATGAAGTATCTAAAAACTAAACACGAAAAAAATTCTGCAAAGATAACGACGTTAATATTGCTGATATTAATGCTACTCATTTTTGTTGTGGGACCACAGTATATGGACCCACCAGAAGAGTACGGTGTTGCTGTTAATTTTGGTACTAATAATACGGGTAGCGGAAATAAACCATTAAGCAAACCAAGACAAGCTGATATTCCGAAAAAAGCTGAACCGCAAAAGGTTGAAAAAAAGCAGGCTGAAACTAATAAAACTGTAGAAAAATCTGAAAAGGTTTTAACTCAAGATTCTGAAGAAGCTATAGCTATTAAAAAGAAGAAAACTGCTGAGGCTAAAGCAAAAGCTGAGGCTGAAAAAGCCGAGCGTTTGAAGCGTGAAGCAGAAGAAAGAAAGAAAAGAGAAGATGCTGAAAAGAAAAAGAAATTAGATAATCTTATTGGAGGTGTAAAAAACTCTAAAGCTAACGATGATGGCGGAGAAGGTGATGATAATAATCCTGGGAATAAAGGACAGTTAAATGGATACCCATATGCACCTAGTTATTTTGGAGGCTCAGGACCTGGGAAAGGTGGCGTAGGTTACGGATTAAGTGGTAGAGGTAGACCGAGCAAGAAAATATTCAAACAAGATTGCAATGAGTACGGTTTGGTTATCGTTGAAATTAAAGTAAACAGAAGTGGAAAAGTTATTTCTGCGACGCCAGGAGCCAAGGGTTCTACAAATACGCATCCTTGTTTATTAGAACCTGCAAAAAAAATTGCCTTATCTCATAAATGGCGAGCCGATGCAAATGCACCATCAGAGCAGGTAGGTTTTATAAGTATCAATTTTGATGTTAGCAATTAA
- the tolA gene encoding cell envelope integrity protein TolA, producing MKYLNTKHERNSAKITGLTVLIIALLMFVVGAPYKEIPEEYGVAINFGEPSVVNNKAAADSPSKAEEIVDDTQEEVVDSEELTEENPVQEEEVEEVTEEEIKQEQAEIEALEKALEEEKAEAEAKEEAAKEEAAKQEAAEKLLAQQKEEALKIKEAKEVAEKLEAEKKAKEKIEAEKFAAAKAKSEREAKARADKAEADRVAKVKAEKEAKEKAAREAKAEADRVAKAAREAKAKAEKAAAARAAQAKADADKKAAGAAAPVAKNKNGGSTTNGFKLSQEGAIYPGCEGKNNLERKKCMSNKVSQFVNDRFNKTIASDLGFTGDQKITIYFNINKNGQIIDIRARAADPKLIAEAIRVAKMLPKLEPALQQGKPVVDKFSATIRFAEQ from the coding sequence ATGAAGTACCTCAATACAAAACACGAGCGTAATTCAGCCAAAATAACAGGATTGACAGTGTTAATTATTGCACTGCTAATGTTTGTTGTTGGTGCACCTTATAAGGAAATTCCTGAAGAATATGGTGTTGCCATTAATTTTGGTGAACCAAGTGTCGTAAATAATAAAGCAGCTGCAGATAGCCCATCAAAGGCTGAAGAGATTGTAGATGATACTCAAGAAGAAGTTGTAGATTCTGAAGAGTTAACAGAAGAAAACCCTGTCCAAGAAGAGGAAGTAGAAGAGGTCACTGAAGAAGAGATTAAACAAGAACAAGCAGAAATAGAAGCACTCGAAAAAGCTTTGGAAGAAGAAAAAGCTGAAGCTGAAGCAAAAGAAGAGGCTGCAAAAGAAGAGGCGGCTAAGCAAGAGGCTGCAGAAAAACTACTAGCTCAACAAAAGGAAGAAGCTTTAAAAATTAAAGAAGCAAAAGAAGTTGCTGAGAAACTTGAGGCAGAAAAAAAAGCTAAAGAAAAAATAGAAGCTGAAAAATTTGCTGCCGCAAAAGCAAAATCTGAGCGTGAAGCAAAAGCTCGAGCTGATAAAGCTGAAGCTGATAGAGTAGCTAAGGTAAAGGCAGAAAAAGAAGCAAAGGAAAAAGCTGCTAGAGAAGCAAAAGCTGAAGCGGATAGAGTAGCAAAAGCAGCTAGGGAAGCAAAAGCTAAAGCAGAAAAAGCAGCCGCAGCAAGAGCAGCTCAAGCAAAGGCTGATGCAGATAAAAAGGCAGCTGGTGCTGCCGCGCCCGTTGCAAAAAATAAAAATGGAGGAAGTACTACAAACGGTTTTAAATTAAGTCAAGAAGGCGCTATCTATCCTGGTTGTGAGGGAAAGAACAATTTGGAAAGAAAAAAATGTATGAGTAATAAGGTCTCTCAGTTTGTAAATGATAGATTTAATAAAACTATTGCGTCAGATTTAGGTTTCACAGGAGACCAAAAAATCACCATTTATTTTAACATAAATAAAAATGGTCAGATTATTGATATAAGAGCTAGAGCAGCTGACCCAAAACTGATAGCAGAAGCAATCAGAGTAGCTAAAATGCTACCTAAATTAGAACCGGCGCTGCAACAAGGAAAACCAGTTGTTGATAAATTTTCTGCTACTATTAGGTTTGCAGAGCAATAA
- a CDS encoding ExbD/TolR family protein, whose translation MNLRGRNKVTPEFNMSSMTDIVFLLLIFFMIASTLVSAEAIDLLLPKSSSKTTQTKNVSVSVNKDLQYFVDLKQVPKNQLEAAVIEKVGSSDSPTITIRSDQDVDLKHVVFIMDIANRNKIKSTLAVKSN comes from the coding sequence ATGAATTTACGCGGGAGAAATAAAGTCACACCAGAATTTAATATGTCGTCGATGACGGATATTGTATTCCTGTTATTGATATTTTTCATGATTGCGTCTACATTAGTTTCGGCAGAAGCTATTGATTTATTATTACCAAAATCCAGTAGTAAAACAACGCAAACTAAAAATGTATCTGTTAGTGTAAATAAAGATTTGCAATACTTTGTAGATTTAAAACAAGTGCCAAAAAATCAATTAGAGGCAGCTGTTATAGAAAAAGTTGGAAGTTCAGACTCGCCAACAATTACCATAAGGTCAGACCAAGATGTAGATTTAAAGCATGTGGTTTTTATTATGGATATAGCCAATAGGAATAAGATAAAATCGACATTAGCTGTAAAATCCAACTAA
- a CDS encoding MotA/TolQ/ExbB proton channel family protein has translation MLNTILQDADALVEGESVEKTLSIIELITTGGTAGIVIILILALLFVAAIYIYFERIFAIKEASKVDSNFMNQIRDYVSDGKIDSAQNLCATANSPVSRLISKGISRIGKPLDDINTAIENAGRLEIYGLEKNVSVLATISGAAPMIGFLGTVIGMILSIFEIANSGGSIDIKTLADGLYTAMTTTVGGLIVGIVAYIAYNHLVVKTNKVVYKMEANSVEFLDLLNEPI, from the coding sequence ATGTTAAACACTATTTTACAAGATGCAGACGCTTTAGTTGAAGGCGAATCAGTAGAAAAAACACTATCCATTATAGAGTTGATTACAACTGGTGGTACAGCTGGAATTGTTATTATTCTTATTCTAGCGCTACTATTTGTGGCTGCCATATATATCTATTTTGAACGTATTTTTGCTATTAAAGAGGCTTCTAAAGTAGACTCTAATTTTATGAATCAGATTAGAGATTATGTGAGTGATGGAAAAATTGATTCTGCTCAAAATCTTTGTGCGACAGCCAATTCACCAGTATCAAGACTAATTAGCAAAGGTATTTCTAGAATAGGGAAACCATTGGATGATATTAACACAGCTATTGAAAATGCAGGGCGTTTAGAAATTTACGGTTTGGAGAAGAATGTAAGTGTTCTTGCAACAATATCCGGAGCTGCACCGATGATAGGATTCTTAGGAACTGTAATAGGTATGATTTTGTCAATTTTTGAAATTGCCAATTCAGGAGGTTCAATAGATATCAAAACTCTAGCCGATGGACTTTATACGGCAATGACAACCACAGTTGGTGGACTAATTGTAGGTATTGTTGCTTATATAGCTTACAACCATTTAGTAGTAAAGACTAATAAAGTGGTTTATAAAATGGAAGCAAATTCCGTAGAGTTTTTAGACCTTTTAAACGAACCAATCTAG
- the nhaD gene encoding sodium:proton antiporter NhaD has product METIIILVFVFGYLAITLEHTIKIDKLIPALVMMAISWALISLGIDAFPQWFDSAKHTLMENFGMLGHEEKMHMMEETLLHHLGKTAEILIFLMGAMTIVEIIDYFDGFSTIKAAVKFRSRRKILWLFSILAFILSAIIDNLTATIVLISILQKIVKDRDIRIWYAGLIIIAANAGGAWSPIGDVTTTMLWIGDKVSTGKLFLYLFIPSVLCMVVPTLIASFLKPFRGELELQEDDGKPKNRFSSTMLFLGLGAIVSVPFFKVVTHLPPYVGMMLALGIVAIFAEIYTSSRFQLSQVEQGEGMGHEQHSPVHRSLSRIEMPSILFFLGILMAVAALESLGVLFGFANTLQDTMPMMGTELHGEGVSDLVVLLLGVGSAVIDNVPLVAASLGMFSEPIDNELWHFIAYSAGTGGSMLIIGSAAGVVAMGMEKIDFFWYLKKISWLALVGFIAGAAAFMVTRTLF; this is encoded by the coding sequence TAATATCTCTTGGGATTGACGCTTTTCCTCAATGGTTTGATTCTGCAAAGCATACTTTAATGGAGAATTTCGGAATGCTTGGGCATGAAGAAAAAATGCACATGATGGAAGAAACGTTATTGCATCATTTGGGTAAAACTGCAGAGATATTAATATTCTTAATGGGAGCCATGACTATTGTAGAAATTATTGATTATTTCGATGGTTTTTCAACAATAAAAGCAGCCGTAAAATTTAGAAGCAGGCGTAAAATATTATGGTTATTTTCTATTTTGGCATTTATATTATCAGCCATAATAGATAATTTAACAGCTACGATTGTTTTAATTTCTATACTTCAAAAAATCGTCAAAGACAGGGATATTCGTATTTGGTATGCAGGTTTAATAATAATAGCAGCCAATGCAGGAGGTGCTTGGTCTCCAATTGGTGATGTTACGACAACTATGTTATGGATTGGCGATAAAGTTTCAACAGGGAAATTATTCTTATACCTTTTTATCCCTTCAGTATTATGTATGGTAGTGCCAACATTAATAGCGTCTTTTTTAAAACCTTTCAGAGGAGAGTTAGAATTACAAGAAGATGATGGTAAACCAAAAAACAGATTTAGTTCTACAATGTTGTTCTTAGGTCTTGGAGCGATTGTTTCTGTACCTTTTTTCAAAGTAGTTACACATTTGCCGCCTTATGTTGGTATGATGTTAGCACTTGGTATAGTTGCAATATTTGCAGAAATTTACACAAGTTCTCGCTTTCAATTATCTCAAGTCGAACAGGGTGAAGGAATGGGTCACGAGCAACATAGCCCAGTTCACAGGTCGTTATCTCGAATAGAAATGCCAAGTATATTATTTTTCTTAGGGATTTTAATGGCAGTTGCTGCTTTAGAATCGTTGGGCGTTTTATTTGGTTTCGCAAATACATTGCAAGATACCATGCCAATGATGGGAACAGAGCTTCATGGAGAAGGTGTATCAGATTTGGTAGTATTACTTCTAGGAGTAGGTTCTGCAGTTATTGATAATGTTCCTCTAGTAGCCGCAAGTTTAGGTATGTTTTCTGAACCAATTGATAACGAATTATGGCACTTTATAGCTTATTCGGCAGGAACAGGCGGAAGTATGCTTATTATAGGTTCTGCTGCTGGAGTTGTAGCAATGGGTATGGAAAAAATAGATTTTTTCTGGTACTTAAAAAAGATATCATGGTTAGCATTAGTCGGCTTTATTGCTGGTGCGGCTGCCTTTATGGTTACAAGAACTTTATTCTAA